TCATGGACCTCATTTCCAAACACACCAGCAGGCATTTACTTCCCAGAGGTTAGAAATGGACCATGATTAATTCGAACATCAGAGTTTGCCTCACCCACCCTTGTTGTTATTCAGATGTTTCCTGTTTTGACCAGATCCAGACAGCACACAAATTACCAATATGGGTATTGCCACTGTTCTGTCAAAGCACAAATTTAATTACTCCTGCTGTGAAAGTGTACCAGTTTGTGCTACAGTTCTTTCATTAATTTGGTTTAATAGTTCCAGTTGTATGTTGCATGCTGTGATGAAAGCCATTTGTCCTCCAGTTGCCTCTATGCAGCACTGACTGATAGTGCTAATGCCATACATTTGTTATGTTGAAGAAGTACAAGTCCCTGAAAAAAATAGCCACTTCTATTTCTCACAATTTTATCAAAGTTCCACTATCAAGCTCCAGACTTCCCCTACTAAGATCTAGTTGAATATTAACAAATATTTATATACAGAGcacaaaatgtttatttcctaGAGCCACATCAGTAAAGCCGTAATTTCAACTTTCAAAGTAATTTGTCCTGTGTTCCTAAGGGCTTCTGTATTAAGCAGCTGATTACAGCCAAAGCCTGTAACTGTGTAGGGCTTTGAGAGCAAAGGGGGCTCAACCACATGAAGGGACAGATGAAACACCAGTAAAATTGGAATAGCTGTTTTCTCACTTCCTTTCTATCACACCCACAACTTCATTATGAGGTGAAAGGGGTACATTAGTACAAGTACCCTACTCCCTTTCAAGTTCTAGCTacagctgttttccttttgtattaGCAAACAAAGTAAGAGATGGCTCTGCATGAACTCAGGTGTTTATGGGTTTTTACAGTCACACAAACCTGAACAGATTCAGAATGCCAGAGCTCGGCAGCAATAAAACTGATCAACAGTTGTTGTCCATTCAACTGCATCTAAATGAAGCTAATTTGGGAAGAggcaaaagagaaatgatgaaaCACCACTAATTTTTGATAAATGACAATAAAGCTTTGCATGATTTATCCTTAAACAGTTCTAGAAATAAAACCAGTCCTGTAATTAGTAAACTTGTTGTTTCTACCCTTCTTCCTCTATCAATACTCActtgaagaggttttttttttttgactcaaAAGAGGTAGTCACAGCAAAAACCAATCAGAACATGACCTGCTAACAAACACTAGCCAGTGAAGAGCTTCCTCTGCCCTATGTAACACAAGTAATGCTGAGTTGGTATTTTTAACACTTTCCTCACTTTTGCAATCTTTCAAAGAAATTGTACATAAGTTCTGGTCTACCACTTGTTTCTTGCTGATTGTTTCAAAGGCAGGGTACCTTCCTAATCAATGTTACTCTGTCACGCTCAGATCACACTGGGGGACCATTTGACTAAGTGCACTTAACTGTGGTACTAGGCTCTGGGAAAAACTCTCACTTGGCTAAATGTGTATAGCCCTGGGAAAAAATCCTCCTTAACCCTCATAAATCAGGAagaggacaagaagaaaaaactgaagCAACAGGAAGCATGGAACACAGTTCCTTTAAATCTTCAGACTGAAACTTCATACTTAAATATATTAACATATGAGAATTAGTGGAGGCTAAAATAATTggttaatatttaattaattagttAAAAAAGTGACAGACCTCTTAAAATGAGGATCTGTGGGCTTTCCCCATAAGGAACAATGGAAAATTACCCATTAAATTTTATTGCTGCATTATTTATGTTTTCCCTATACATTCAGGAAGTATTTTCTACGAACATTTACACCTGTCTAAGAAAAGAGGCAACAATACTTCTGAAACAAGTCTTGAAATCACCAGTGCtaaattgttttatttccaaCAACTAGCCATTACAGTATGTGAAACAAAAAGTGTCCAGAATAAATAGCTGAAGATGAAGCATCAGAATACTACCATCTTTGCTACTGCTGTGGCCCCTTAATGTTTCCTGCTTTTCAACCTTCACTCTTCAGATTCTCCAGGCCTACGGATATCATCAATCTTCAGGATCATTCTAACAACCTGAGTCGCCAGAGAAATCTGCTGCTTCTTACCAATCAAGGTTTCTATAACATGCTGCTGCTTCATATCTGCCAAAAGGAAGCACAAGAATTAGACACTCTCATGAAATCTAGATACAACACTTAACCTGTAAGTCTTAGTAATTAGTAACTGCAAATTCCACATCATTTCAAAGAACATTCTGAAATTACTACTCTTGGGTACTGTGGTTTACAAACATAATTTGTACAAACTGGAGTTTTACTTCTGGGTTCTTACCAAAGATCCTAGGACATTAAGATACAACTCTTTTCCCAACTAGGTTGTGTTTTTCAAAAAGTAATGCAGAATGGTGAAAAGCTAGATTTCCATACCCATATATTAAAACACCCTAAAGGCTGAGCAAATGCTAAAGAAGTGAAAGGTTAAATGCCATCAAACAGGAACACCTAATCAAAGAAGGTTTATGAATGCACAAATTACAGTTTACCACattcttttctcaaaaaaaaaaaccagaataagTAAGAAGGTGAAAAGTGTAGATCCAGTTGAAAATAAGGTTTTATACACTGGCTTCTTAGTCTTCATGTATTTGCTCCAGGATTATATATGCAGACATATTGGTGTGAACATCATTTTCTACATATATTCCCAGCCTTTTGTTTACTTCTTCACAAGCTGTTTGTCAAAACAACTGTTTTAGGACTGCAGTGTAACCTGGATCACTAAGACTGCAGTATTTAAAGCACACCCTGCTTGCCTCATCGTAAGAGCAGGCTTCTTTCCTGTACTACAAGATCAGTCAACATCTTCAATTAATCTTGCCACAAAACAGAGGTTTTGAGACAATTATATTTTCCTCCTGGTAGATATAAATATGCTCTCCAAGCACATTCTCATTTATTATGGCAAGGCACAAGAGTTAGAATAAACCAAGTGATGcacaggtttaaaaaaaaaacagtgagcATTTTGAgcttttaagaaagaaaagcttttatgCTCCTCCTTCTGCATGCTGCAGTTCTTACCATTTGTTCCTTTCTGCAAACAGTCAATGCCCAGGGcaggattattttctttcaccTGCCTCGCCCGCACTTCGGTCATTGTCTGTATTGGATTCATACCACTGTTCTCTGAGAGGGCCATGGGAATTACCTCCAGGGCATCTGCAAAAGCTCTCACAGCATACTGTTCCAAAGATGGGcactaaaggaaaagaaattaaaattcattagCTAATAAACTCCAATGTTAGTAAAAGCAGATTTTCATACTAGATATAAAATACATACACAAAATAAGCAGATTTTATTTGGAATATAGTAACTAAACAAATACCTCTGAATGATAACtacttgaaaattaaaaaaaaattaaactgctcctagcacagaaggaaaaaaagtagtgGTAATGACTTTTTATAGAGACAGGAAAGATAACTTCTAACACTGGTTATCAGGGAATGTCAGAAAGCACATGTTACAGAACCTTCTGAAAAATCTTTGAAGCTCTTCTGGAATCTCTTAAGGCAGGCCCAATCCTTCATACACTAAAGAAAATGTTACCTGTTCCTTTCTTACCTTATCCGCTGCCTCACTGACTGCCAAGGCACAAGATATTTCAGCTGCGCCACCACCGTACACAATCCGATTGTCACGAACGAGATTCCGGATTACGCACAAGGCATCGTGAAGAGAGCGCTTGGCTTCTTCGATGATCTGCAATTACACAACAGCGTGTGCTTGACAATACACACATCTGATGGCTGTGAAGATGTAGTTCCTAATACAGATGTGGAAACTGCAGATAAACtcttaagatttttttatggCTCCAATGCAGCTCTACTATTGCTATGTTATACTACTTAAAAATAGAGAATGTTAGACATCCAGTggtaaagaataaaaatatacacAAAAACACACTGTCATTTGTTAAACCTGtaatttgaaataataaaaacttaCATTAAATGGTTCTCAATCTTGCATATTTACAAGACACAAAACATGGAACTTTAAATGCCAACATTATTGTCAGACTGCAGTTTCTGTCCACTTCTCATTTGAACAGATGTAGGAGATTTAACAAAAACGCTAACTTTTAAAGcagtatttctgctttcttaCAAGAAAATTTCAGACTACAAGATGCTCtttttttccaaggatttttcatttaaagtaggACTTGACCTATAGTAAATATAATTTAACACTAATAGTGCAACCAAAATCCAATTTAAGTACATAGGCATTTAAAGTGGTCTTAATTCGAGGGGAGTGGGGGATATAGGGTGTGGGGATATACAGTTTGCagtagtttggggtttttatttgaaattatctTAATTGGACTAAATCAGAAGTGATACAACTAGGTCTACAATAAAACCAAATCTGTCGAAGATGGTAATATATCTTTACTCATAAAAGTGACCCtctcatgagaaaaaaatattaagagcATCTACAGGTAAAAACATTTCTGGATTTATGAACTATACGGTCTAACAGAGAGAAAAGTAAAGTTCTAGTTTAAACCACAGGATGCAAATCTAACAAGTTACTTCTGACACACAGTCCTGACTGCCTACAAGCCTTATCCCTTTCCTATTTGCCCACGCTgcaaagaaaatggagacaaagTTAAGAATAGTGTACTAATAAGCTTTACAACGAATTGACACATTCTGCAACTATGTATCAAAGCAAGCATCTCACCATTTTATTTCCTCCCCTAATGAAAATGGTCACAGCTCTGGAGTTCTGACACTGCTCGATGAGGAGCATTCTGTCCTTGGTTGTTCCAAAGGAGATCTCTCTGACGATGCCCGCAAAGCCAAGTTTCTCTGCCGTGAGCTCGCAGAACCGCGGCACGATGCGCCCTCCCGTCGCAATGGCGATTAACTGAAGTTAAACAGCCACGAGTTACTTAAACAggatttttccaggtttttcaGAATGTAAAACTAGTGGAAAAACTTATGTCAAATGCCTACTCCAAAAGGTTATCTTCCTATCACTTCAAAGTACTTCAGCCAATGTTTTGTTCCAGCCAACGGCAGGACTAAAGCAGAAACTTTCCTAGACACCTAGGACTTTTATTAAGTAATACACGCATGCTTCAGTTCTAAACCATAATCCCCTCCATGGTAGGCTTTTCTCCCATATCCCCAGTGATTTTTCTCCAATACCCACCCATATACACAATTATGCAGTGATATCCAGAAAGACTGAACTTTTAGCTGGTACAGCCTATTACTTCATAAATGTTTTAACAACTGGTACAGAGCCCAGTTTTACTTACTTCTATTTCAGGTCCACCAACCCAACGAACAGCAGGCAGCTCATTCTGGAGCAGCAAGTGATTTGCCTCATCATCAAAACCCCACTGGCAAATGGCAAGGTTTGCACCAGTGTCTTTTATCTAAAAGCAACACAAATCATCAACTTTTTGATCAGAACTaacaaaggaatgaaaaacaCTCTTCGTGGTTCTAATTCTCCAAATTTTCTCAAAATACAATTCTCAAGAAGAACCCTCTGGAACACACAGagatcaaaatatattttaatccAAGCTGGTGTCTCTTTCTTACATTACCTTTGATTCACAGCATTACAACTGCTTTTATGTTGCTTCCCATGAGGATTAGCAGCTTATTTACAGGAACAAATCAATGCACTatgctgtttttttcctaaaggctatgaaagacaaagaaaacagaaataatccTAAAGGCTACCTGCTTCACCATCTCTTCAAACTTCTCTTTTTCGTATTTCTGCAGTGCCTTGTAATCATCCACAGATGTGACATCAAGCTTATGTTTGGTTTTAGGCTTAGGTGGTTCAAATGGACAAGTAAGGATGGCAATTTTAGCATCTTTTAGCTCCtgggcaattaaaaaaaaaaaaaaattatttatgacCTCATTAACATCTCTTTCTTGTATCTGCAAAACATACAGATGTATCTTTATAAACACAAATACATGAGCAAATATGAAGATAATTTGACTTATTCTAAAGCTAACTCAGTAAAACTAAGTAATTCTGTCAATTCTCAACAAATCACTTAGAACAAATTCCATAGCTCCCAGACACTGTTTAAGCCCTTAACAATCTTTACCAGTCATGCCTTTTTATAGTTTAatgcttaaaaaacaaaagaaaaattcaattAAACCATCCCTAATCCATTGTGACCACTGAGAACACTACTCATCTTTGTAACAACTTTTCAACTATTACATGACCATTATTTTCCACTAGTCCTCCTTTCTACAGGGTAAACATGGGTACCTGCTAGATGAATATTTTAGAGAAGCAGAAGCTTTCTTGAAGTACACTGCCCAAAGATTTGGAGACCTTGCCTACACCAAACATAAAACAAGGACAGCTTCTGGGGCGTTCCAAACAGGACAAAATAGCAATTCATAAAGGTTAAGAATCTTGACACAGCATTGAACTAGGCATGGTCACACACCAgggtaattatttttatataaaacagAATTCTGCACCTGTCCTCACTCAGCAGTACAGTAATTCCTCCCTTCCACCACAATTTCTCAATATTGTTGTAAATTCTAACTTGATCTCTTCCAATATAAAAAATGTCATGCTCCTTGCCCCTTCCTCTGTTGATATATTATTGGTGAAAAGCCAAGCTAAAGCACAAGACTATgtaaatacttaaaaaatgcTAGGGTGGCACTTGAGGTAGGCTAGAAACTCTTATTTAAGCCGTTACACACAAGAGACACACACAAGGACATCACTTACTTTAGGCATCTGTGGATGACTGAAATCTTTATCCACAATCACTCCTTTAACCAACTGCGTATCTTCCAGTCTACCACCCACTTTGCCTTGCACTTTGATCAGCTCAAAATCAACATCTTTACGTTCCATGTCTGCTACTGTCAGTACAGCATTCACAGCAATCTCTGCCATTTGCCGGTGACAGCGGTTCACTCTAggtttgaaaaaaatacaatcaaGTGGTACTCCATTTCCACCATTGATTCTATCAATTGCTCAAACAGCAACAAGTACCACTACAGCAATCTATTTTTGCACACTGTATTAAAAGAGGTGGTCCTGCTTGTTTGTTCACAGAAGTAGAAGGTGCTGGCTATGGCAGAAAACTGAACACACAGTACGGTTGGTGTGAGGAACCTCTGTCAATGGAGTCTCAGCACAGATTTGGAACAAGTCAGGAGAACTAAGCTACTAAAGAACATTCAAGAAACAGAAACCACGTGTAAGACAATTCTGCAAGGGAAGCCCTTCCAATGTCTGAATTTATACATTTACACACAGAAcccaaacaggaaaaagaacttCTGGAACCATCCTAAGTTAAAATTTTTTCAGcggcaaaaaaaccaaaagatgacacattattatttttaacagatttACATTACTTTTGGAACCTGCTATGATGCAGAAACTGGAACTACAGGTTAGAATGAAACTGATTCTGCAGTCGTTTAACTTCATGGAATTGACTCTTTGGAGACAAGGGATTCACAATTTCTTACCCTGAGACAGGAGTCCATGGAGGAATTAGCcacaacaaaacacagaagagcCTTCAACAGCACTCCAGTAAGACAAACAAAACACCAGGATTTCTCCTTTCCACGCAGAGGGTTTTCAATGGAAGGGTATATATTCACTCAATACTCAGTTTTTATCACTTACACTTTAGAGCCCAGAGTTGTCTTCGCTGTCTGGATCAGAGGCTCAATGTTCTGTGGATCAACTGGGAAGCTGTCACTGATTTTGTCTAGATGCTCAATAGCAATGCGTGCTGCCTGCTCATAACCATCTGCTATTCGGATGGGGTGAATGCCTCggtccagcagctgctcagcctgttcCAGCAATGCCCCAGCCAggactattaaaaaaaaaaaaaaagttttattcttGATGGGAGCGTAATTATAAGTACATTAACAACAGAttaaaaagcatattttctgatttttctgaaatattttaagactTTGAGGTttcctaaaaaa
This Haemorhous mexicanus isolate bHaeMex1 chromosome 1, bHaeMex1.pri, whole genome shotgun sequence DNA region includes the following protein-coding sequences:
- the CCT5 gene encoding T-complex protein 1 subunit epsilon; translated protein: MSAMGTLAFDEYGRPFLILKDQERKTRLMGLEALKSHIMAAKAVASTLRTSLGPNGLDKMMVDKDGEVTVTNDGATILNMMDVDHQIAKLMVELAKSQDDEIGDGTTGVVVLAGALLEQAEQLLDRGIHPIRIADGYEQAARIAIEHLDKISDSFPVDPQNIEPLIQTAKTTLGSKVVNRCHRQMAEIAVNAVLTVADMERKDVDFELIKVQGKVGGRLEDTQLVKGVIVDKDFSHPQMPKELKDAKIAILTCPFEPPKPKTKHKLDVTSVDDYKALQKYEKEKFEEMVKQIKDTGANLAICQWGFDDEANHLLLQNELPAVRWVGGPEIELIAIATGGRIVPRFCELTAEKLGFAGIVREISFGTTKDRMLLIEQCQNSRAVTIFIRGGNKMIIEEAKRSLHDALCVIRNLVRDNRIVYGGGAAEISCALAVSEAADKCPSLEQYAVRAFADALEVIPMALSENSGMNPIQTMTEVRARQVKENNPALGIDCLQKGTNDMKQQHVIETLIGKKQQISLATQVVRMILKIDDIRRPGESEE